A genomic window from Sulfurimonas sp. hsl 1-7 includes:
- the gap gene encoding type I glyceraldehyde-3-phosphate dehydrogenase has protein sequence MALKIAINGFGRIGRCVARIAAKRDDVEVVAINDMASMDMMLYLLKNDSVHGTFQSEVEQVDEENISIDGQKIRVFSDRDPKNLKFADCGADMVLECTGVFLTQESAQVHIDNGVEKVLFSAPAKDKNTPTFVMGVNEDKYDGQKIVSNASCTTNCLGPVAKVLDDAFGIEKGLMTTIHSYTNDQNILDVKHSKDKRRARAGAINMIPTTTGAAKAISLVLPQLEGKLHGQSVRVPTPDVSMVDLNVVVRKETTKEEVNAAFNAAAASSHQGLILVDKEMRVSQDFVGCEYSSIVAEDLTQVIGGNMVKVMAWYDNEWGYSMRLIDMAIHISK, from the coding sequence ATGGCACTTAAAATAGCAATTAATGGATTTGGTAGAATCGGTCGTTGTGTTGCTAGAATAGCAGCAAAAAGAGATGATGTAGAGGTTGTTGCTATCAATGATATGGCAAGTATGGATATGATGTTATATCTTCTTAAAAACGATTCTGTTCACGGTACATTCCAAAGTGAAGTTGAACAAGTTGATGAAGAAAATATCAGTATAGATGGGCAAAAAATCAGAGTTTTTTCTGATAGAGATCCAAAAAATCTAAAATTTGCTGATTGTGGTGCAGATATGGTGTTAGAGTGTACAGGTGTATTCTTAACACAAGAGAGTGCGCAAGTACACATCGATAACGGTGTTGAAAAAGTACTTTTCTCAGCTCCAGCAAAAGATAAAAATACTCCAACATTTGTTATGGGTGTAAATGAAGATAAATATGATGGTCAAAAGATCGTATCAAATGCTTCTTGTACAACAAACTGTTTAGGTCCGGTGGCAAAAGTTTTAGATGATGCATTTGGAATTGAAAAAGGTCTTATGACAACTATCCATTCATACACAAATGATCAAAATATCTTAGATGTAAAACACTCTAAAGATAAACGTCGTGCTCGTGCAGGTGCTATTAACATGATCCCGACAACTACAGGTGCTGCAAAAGCTATCAGCCTTGTTCTTCCACAACTTGAAGGAAAACTTCACGGTCAATCTGTTCGTGTTCCGACTCCGGATGTTTCAATGGTTGACTTAAACGTAGTTGTAAGAAAAGAGACTACAAAAGAGGAAGTAAATGCAGCATTTAATGCAGCAGCTGCAAGTTCTCACCAAGGACTTATCTTAGTAGATAAAGAGATGAGAGTTTCTCAAGATTTCGTAGGATGTGAGTACAGTTCAATCGTTGCAGAAGACCTTACACAAGTTATCGGCGGCAATATGGTAAAAGTTATGGCTTGGTACGATAATGAGTGGGGTTATTCTATGAGACTAATCGATATGGCTATCCACATTAGTAAATAA